The proteins below are encoded in one region of Acidithiobacillus ferrooxidans ATCC 23270:
- the lepB gene encoding signal peptidase I, which produces MDFTLGLFLAVVLSGLIWLGDLLFLRRKRPAGARESVVVEYARSFFPVLLIVFLIRAFLFEPFQIPSGSMIPTLRVGDFVLVNKFQWGLRLPLIHTPITRGSPVEAGDVMVFRYPKNPRVDYIKRVIGLPGDTIEVRGDALYINNKLVPQKLIGTFNYRPEGQGAEGMVIPTKEYEQELGGHKFHIIEFATPEAQMNFGPYKVPPHSYFMMGDDRDNSNDSRFWGVVPERNIVGKAMFVWFSWDAENWSIRWNQIGRALDGAS; this is translated from the coding sequence ATGGATTTTACCCTGGGATTGTTTCTGGCGGTTGTACTTTCCGGCCTGATCTGGCTGGGCGATCTGCTGTTTTTGCGAAGGAAGCGGCCCGCGGGAGCCAGGGAATCCGTCGTTGTCGAGTATGCCCGGAGTTTTTTTCCGGTATTGCTCATTGTTTTTTTGATCCGTGCATTTCTGTTTGAACCCTTCCAGATACCGTCCGGATCCATGATACCGACCCTGCGGGTGGGCGATTTCGTGCTGGTCAATAAATTCCAGTGGGGATTGCGGCTACCGCTGATCCACACACCCATTACCCGGGGCAGTCCGGTGGAAGCGGGTGATGTCATGGTGTTCCGTTATCCCAAAAATCCGCGTGTGGACTACATCAAGCGGGTCATCGGCCTGCCCGGCGACACGATTGAGGTCAGGGGGGATGCACTCTACATCAACAATAAACTAGTGCCACAAAAACTTATCGGTACTTTTAATTATCGGCCGGAAGGGCAGGGCGCGGAGGGTATGGTTATCCCTACCAAAGAGTATGAGCAGGAACTCGGTGGCCACAAATTCCATATTATTGAATTTGCCACGCCCGAAGCCCAAATGAATTTCGGTCCCTACAAGGTGCCGCCTCACTCTTATTTCATGATGGGGGATGACCGGGACAACAGTAATGACAGCCGTTTCTGGGGCGTCGTACCGGAACGCAATATCGTTGGGAAGGCAATGTTCGTGTGGTTCTCCTGGGATGCCGAGAATTGGTCCATCCGCTGGAACCAGATCGGCCGCGCACTGGACGGGGCTTCCTGA
- the rnc gene encoding ribonuclease III, which yields MDVLESLQQSVGYQFREQSLLLQALTHRSAGARHNERLEFLGDAALNFVVAAKLFARFPKVSEGDLSRMRARLVREETLAEIAGKIALADSLILGPGEIRSGGARRDSIRADALEAVIGAAFLDGGFGAAERIVAQLVEPLMTDDLGGEELRDPKTRLQEFLQGQGRPVPVYTTVAEKGQAHERRFVARCSVPGAEATEAEDGSRRKAEQQAAALMLAQLQVAVHG from the coding sequence ATGGATGTTTTAGAATCTCTGCAACAGTCGGTCGGCTATCAATTCCGTGAGCAGTCCCTGCTGTTGCAGGCGCTGACCCATCGAAGTGCGGGCGCCCGGCACAATGAACGGCTGGAGTTTCTGGGGGACGCGGCACTGAATTTTGTAGTAGCGGCAAAACTCTTCGCCCGCTTTCCCAAGGTGAGCGAGGGGGATCTGTCGCGGATGCGGGCACGGCTGGTTCGGGAGGAAACCCTGGCGGAGATCGCCGGAAAAATCGCTTTGGCCGATTCCCTGATCCTGGGCCCCGGAGAAATACGCAGCGGTGGCGCCCGGCGAGACTCCATCCGCGCCGATGCCTTGGAGGCGGTGATTGGTGCGGCTTTCCTGGATGGCGGCTTTGGTGCGGCGGAGCGTATCGTTGCACAACTGGTCGAGCCCTTGATGACTGATGACCTGGGTGGCGAAGAGTTGCGCGATCCCAAAACGCGCCTGCAGGAATTCCTGCAGGGACAGGGACGTCCTGTACCCGTCTATACGACGGTGGCGGAAAAAGGACAGGCCCATGAGCGGCGTTTCGTGGCGCGTTGCAGTGTGCCTGGCGCCGAAGCTACCGAAGCGGAGGATGGCAGCCGGCGGAAAGCCGAACAGCAGGCGGCGGCGCTGATGCTGGCACAACTGCAGGTTGCCGTGCATGGATGA
- the rpoE gene encoding RNA polymerase sigma factor RpoE — MGKIMGRSTAGGQEHGAPSDLLLVQRVQKGEKGAFDLLVRKYQHKVISLVGRFVRTPEEAEDVAQEAFVKAYRALANFRGDSAFYTWLYRIAVNTAKNHLVAQGRQVSIVDVETEDAEQFASADGLREYDTPEGLLLSRELAEYINKALTALPEDLRMAVTLREFEGLSYDEIAQVMECPVGTVRSRIFRAREAIARVLAPLLEREKS; from the coding sequence ATGGGTAAAATCATGGGACGCAGCACGGCGGGTGGTCAGGAACATGGCGCCCCCAGTGACCTGCTCCTCGTCCAGCGCGTACAAAAGGGAGAAAAGGGGGCATTTGATCTCCTGGTACGCAAATACCAGCACAAGGTGATTTCCCTGGTCGGGCGTTTTGTGCGCACTCCGGAGGAGGCCGAAGATGTGGCCCAGGAAGCCTTTGTCAAAGCCTACCGCGCGCTTGCCAATTTTCGCGGCGATAGCGCGTTTTACACCTGGTTGTATCGTATCGCCGTCAATACGGCAAAGAATCACCTCGTAGCCCAGGGCCGGCAGGTTTCCATTGTGGATGTGGAAACGGAAGATGCGGAACAATTTGCCAGTGCCGATGGACTAAGAGAATACGATACTCCGGAAGGGTTATTACTCAGTAGGGAGTTGGCGGAATATATCAACAAGGCATTGACTGCGTTGCCGGAGGATTTGCGCATGGCGGTCACCTTGCGGGAGTTTGAAGGCTTGAGTTACGATGAAATTGCCCAGGTCATGGAGTGCCCGGTGGGGACGGTGAGGTCCCGGATTTTTCGGGCGCGTGAAGCAATTGCCAGGGTTCTGGCCCCTTTGTTGGAGCGGGAAAAGTCATGA
- the era gene encoding GTPase Era, with translation MDEIKSGAPDEGYRSGYVALLGRPNVGKSTLLNHLVGQKISITAPRPQTTRDQILGILTRPDGQLLFLDTPGVHSGYRSLNRHLLRATRGALESADLGVLVVEALLWTHDDAEALRWLQRAGIPLVAVVNKVDRVASKARLFPYLQALAERGEFAAIIPLSARRAPDVERLADVLVPLLPPAPAAFPEDQVTDRNLRFMAAEIIREQIFRQLGAELPYDTAVAIESYQVEGGQQRIEATIYCRRPGQKAIILGDGGNRLRVIGSRAREALQQLTEERVWLGLWVKQKEQWSEDHHILRELGYDD, from the coding sequence ATGGATGAGATCAAGAGCGGCGCTCCTGACGAAGGGTACCGCAGCGGATATGTGGCGCTGCTCGGGCGTCCTAATGTCGGTAAATCCACCCTGCTGAATCATCTGGTCGGGCAGAAAATCAGCATCACGGCGCCGCGTCCGCAGACTACCAGGGATCAGATTCTCGGGATACTGACCCGCCCCGACGGACAACTGCTCTTTCTGGATACGCCGGGCGTGCATAGTGGCTATCGCAGCCTGAACCGACACCTGCTGCGGGCCACCCGGGGGGCGCTGGAATCCGCGGATCTGGGCGTGCTGGTGGTAGAGGCGCTGCTGTGGACCCATGACGACGCGGAGGCCCTGCGCTGGTTGCAGCGGGCCGGTATTCCGCTGGTGGCCGTGGTAAACAAGGTGGATCGGGTTGCGAGCAAGGCGCGTCTGTTTCCCTATCTGCAGGCATTGGCGGAGCGTGGAGAATTCGCGGCGATCATACCACTCTCGGCGCGCAGGGCGCCGGACGTGGAGCGTCTGGCTGATGTGCTGGTGCCACTATTGCCACCGGCTCCGGCGGCTTTCCCGGAGGATCAGGTCACCGATCGCAATCTGCGGTTTATGGCGGCAGAAATCATTCGCGAGCAGATATTCCGGCAACTCGGTGCGGAACTACCCTACGACACGGCCGTTGCCATTGAAAGCTATCAGGTGGAAGGTGGCCAGCAGCGCATAGAGGCGACCATTTATTGTCGGCGGCCGGGGCAGAAAGCCATTATTCTGGGCGACGGCGGCAACCGTCTGCGGGTGATCGGCAGCCGGGCGCGGGAGGCACTGCAGCAGTTGACCGAAGAGCGGGTCTGGCTGGGATTATGGGTCAAGCAGAAGGAACAGTGGTCGGAAGACCATCATATCCTGCGCGAGTTGGGGTATGACGACTGA
- the lepA gene encoding translation elongation factor 4 codes for MTEQQHIRNFSIIAHVDHGKSTLADQFIRLCGALTEREMSSQVLDTMDIERERGITIKAQSVRLQFRAADGQEYQFNLIDTPGHVDFSYEVSRSLAACEGALLVVDASQGVEAQSVANCYTALEHNLEILPVLNKIDLPAADPERVRREIEAIVGLPADDAVEASAKEGTGIREILERVVERIPPPQGDPEAALQALIIDSWFDNYLGTVVLVRVMNGSIRPGQRILTMVGQKPYVVEKVGVFTPKSLMVPALETGAVGFVIAGVRTIEGARVGDTLTEQDRPASAPLPGFREVQPQVFTGLYPVDSADYESFREALQKLRLNDAALQFEPETSQALGFGFRCGFLGLLHMEIVQERLEREYQLELISTAPTVIYEVLTTDGQVLKISNPAELPAAQKIADIREPVITANILVPETYLGPVIALCEERRGRQKNMQFTGGQVMLRYELPHNEVVLDFFDRLKSVSRGYASMDYEFARFESGPLVKMDILINGEKLDALSWIVHRDVSERRGRELVVRLRDLIPRQMFEVAIQAAIGARVIARESVKALRKNVLAKCYGGDISRKRKLLEKQKEGKKRMKQVGHVEIPQEAFLAVLKSDKR; via the coding sequence ATGACTGAACAGCAGCATATTCGCAATTTTTCCATTATTGCCCATGTGGATCACGGAAAATCCACTCTGGCGGACCAGTTCATCCGTCTTTGCGGGGCGTTGACCGAGCGTGAAATGTCCAGTCAGGTGCTGGATACGATGGATATCGAACGCGAACGCGGCATTACCATCAAGGCGCAGAGCGTGCGCCTGCAGTTTCGCGCCGCAGATGGACAGGAGTACCAGTTCAACCTCATCGATACACCGGGCCATGTGGATTTTTCTTACGAAGTGAGCCGTTCCCTGGCTGCCTGTGAAGGCGCGCTGCTGGTCGTGGATGCATCGCAGGGGGTGGAAGCGCAAAGCGTAGCCAACTGTTACACGGCGCTGGAACACAACCTGGAGATCCTGCCGGTCCTCAACAAAATCGATCTGCCGGCTGCCGATCCGGAGCGGGTGCGCAGGGAGATTGAAGCAATAGTCGGGCTGCCTGCTGACGATGCCGTAGAGGCCAGTGCCAAAGAAGGTACCGGTATTCGGGAGATTCTGGAGCGGGTGGTGGAACGCATCCCACCTCCCCAGGGTGATCCGGAAGCTGCGCTGCAAGCCCTCATCATCGACTCCTGGTTCGATAATTATCTGGGGACGGTGGTATTGGTGCGGGTGATGAACGGTTCCATCCGTCCCGGTCAGCGCATCCTGACGATGGTGGGTCAGAAACCTTATGTGGTAGAAAAGGTTGGCGTTTTTACCCCAAAATCCCTGATGGTCCCCGCCCTGGAAACGGGTGCGGTGGGCTTTGTCATTGCGGGCGTGCGGACCATTGAAGGCGCCCGGGTGGGAGATACCCTGACCGAGCAGGACCGCCCCGCCAGCGCGCCTCTGCCCGGTTTTCGCGAGGTGCAGCCACAGGTATTTACCGGGCTCTATCCGGTGGACTCGGCGGATTACGAAAGCTTTCGCGAGGCGCTGCAGAAGTTGCGCCTGAATGACGCGGCCCTGCAGTTTGAGCCGGAGACTTCACAAGCCCTGGGTTTTGGTTTCCGGTGCGGATTTTTGGGGCTTTTGCATATGGAAATCGTGCAGGAGCGTCTCGAACGCGAGTACCAACTGGAACTGATCAGTACGGCACCCACCGTGATCTATGAGGTGCTTACCACCGACGGCCAGGTGCTGAAGATTTCCAATCCCGCCGAATTGCCTGCGGCACAGAAGATTGCGGATATTCGCGAGCCGGTGATTACCGCGAACATTCTGGTACCGGAAACGTATCTCGGCCCGGTAATCGCTCTTTGTGAAGAGCGGCGTGGGCGACAGAAGAATATGCAGTTCACCGGCGGGCAGGTAATGCTGCGCTATGAGTTGCCGCACAATGAAGTGGTCCTGGATTTTTTTGATCGCCTCAAATCGGTGAGCCGGGGTTATGCCTCCATGGACTATGAATTTGCACGTTTTGAGAGTGGGCCGCTGGTGAAAATGGACATTCTCATCAACGGGGAAAAGCTGGATGCACTGTCCTGGATCGTGCACCGTGATGTGTCCGAACGGCGCGGCAGGGAACTGGTGGTCCGTTTGCGTGATCTGATTCCCCGACAGATGTTCGAGGTGGCTATCCAGGCAGCGATCGGCGCCAGGGTCATCGCCCGGGAGTCGGTCAAGGCCCTGCGTAAGAATGTGCTGGCCAAGTGTTATGGTGGCGATATTTCGCGCAAACGTAAACTGCTGGAGAAGCAGAAAGAGGGCAAAAAGCGCATGAAGCAGGTTGGTCATGTGGAGATTCCCCAGGAAGCCTTTCTGGCGGTGCTGAAAAGTGACAAGAGGTAA
- the recO gene encoding DNA repair protein RecO produces the protein MTTEPGDRAWVLHHYPYGDTSLIVELFTRTQGRLGVLAKGARRARSALARIEAGRPLWVRWLGRGELPVLAQAEELGPFLPLNPLQNLSLFYVNELLLRLTQRRDPFPDLFQVYEETIDALCSEPGEGWYLRRFERRLLENLGWAPDLAHCAECGRSPDAASSEHWLYQAAHGVFCRAHAPDAAVAIEAAALVWLRGAMQTRSMPVWNSSLRRCLEQELLVHLGGRPLESRRLLTAYLRRTQPAMTIQKREEHSE, from the coding sequence ATGACGACTGAACCCGGTGATCGCGCCTGGGTGCTGCATCACTACCCTTACGGAGATACCAGCCTGATAGTGGAATTGTTTACCCGGACACAAGGTCGACTGGGGGTGCTGGCCAAAGGTGCCCGACGCGCGCGTTCTGCGCTGGCGCGGATCGAGGCGGGGCGCCCCCTGTGGGTGCGCTGGCTGGGACGGGGGGAGTTACCGGTACTGGCGCAGGCGGAAGAACTGGGTCCGTTTCTGCCACTCAATCCACTACAGAATCTCAGCCTTTTTTATGTCAACGAGCTGCTGTTGCGGCTGACCCAGCGTAGAGACCCCTTCCCCGATCTCTTTCAAGTCTATGAAGAAACCATCGATGCGTTGTGCAGTGAACCGGGGGAAGGCTGGTATCTCCGGCGTTTCGAACGGCGCCTGCTGGAAAATCTGGGGTGGGCACCTGATCTGGCGCATTGCGCGGAGTGTGGCCGGTCTCCCGATGCGGCATCTTCAGAACACTGGTTATACCAGGCCGCACACGGTGTATTCTGCCGGGCCCATGCGCCCGATGCTGCGGTGGCCATAGAGGCGGCGGCCCTGGTCTGGTTACGGGGGGCGATGCAGACACGCAGTATGCCAGTCTGGAATTCCTCCCTACGGCGTTGTCTGGAACAGGAGTTGCTGGTCCATCTGGGCGGACGCCCACTGGAGAGTCGCCGCCTCCTTACGGCATACTTGCGCAGAACACAGCCCGCGATGACGATACAGAAAAGGGAGGAGCACAGCGAATGA
- a CDS encoding sigma-E factor negative regulatory protein, which produces MNDETQKELMAFMEGELSGLRASRLAARMQCESGLREAWESQYRVSFLLQNDGKGVRLASAGFADRVAWAIVNEPSLLAPQRPLRQGSSRSFWVKTGSVAAVLVVSVTLVGLLPHQGVGPSVAGGGSGHYAQTAVLRGFSTRGEEFHLSPVADFASPPVGTNVVIQRDIQRLWVPGGGNYLVSSRIPSAYASGQSGLESAAYTPAEGISAASMAFPAGYP; this is translated from the coding sequence ATGAACGATGAAACGCAAAAAGAACTGATGGCGTTCATGGAGGGCGAGCTCAGTGGGCTGCGCGCCAGCCGTCTTGCCGCACGTATGCAGTGTGAGAGCGGTTTGCGTGAGGCATGGGAGTCTCAGTACCGCGTTTCCTTTCTTCTGCAAAATGACGGGAAAGGGGTTCGTCTGGCATCGGCTGGTTTCGCCGATCGGGTAGCCTGGGCGATCGTGAACGAACCCAGTCTCCTGGCGCCGCAACGTCCGCTGCGGCAGGGCAGTTCAAGAAGTTTCTGGGTGAAGACCGGTTCTGTGGCTGCGGTGCTGGTGGTATCAGTGACCTTGGTAGGTCTCCTGCCCCATCAAGGGGTGGGGCCATCCGTTGCTGGCGGCGGATCTGGTCATTATGCGCAGACCGCCGTGCTGAGGGGGTTTTCAACCCGTGGTGAAGAATTTCATCTCAGCCCCGTAGCGGATTTTGCGTCGCCGCCTGTCGGCACAAACGTGGTTATCCAGAGAGATATTCAACGGCTGTGGGTGCCCGGTGGTGGTAACTACCTCGTTTCCTCGCGGATTCCTTCCGCCTATGCTTCGGGGCAGTCTGGTCTGGAAAGTGCGGCCTATACGCCCGCGGAGGGGATCAGTGCGGCTTCCATGGCTTTTCCTGCAGGTTATCCCTAG
- the nadB gene encoding L-aspartate oxidase: protein MPSFDFLIIGSGTAGLSTALGLSRLGRVGLVSKGRADDSASDRAQGGIAAVMDMDHDSIALHIEDTLGAGAGLCHPQAVRQIIGRGPDAVRQLIDWGVPFDRQPDGSWHLTREGGHQARRVLHSADTTGHVIESTLLRRVLAEPAIQMAEGHYASDLWLTEDRCQGAWVLPPKGDHPELWTARAVVLASGGAGQLYLHTSNPLVATGDGIALAWRAGAEIANLEFIQFHPTTLYQPGSQPFLLSEALRGEGAILRLPDGSTFLERYDPRAELAPRDIVARAIDLEMKQHQLDYVTLDISAQPATLVRRHFPAIFAHCRAQGYDLTRESIPVVPAAHYSCGGVVVDEAGRSTIPGLYAAGEVSSTGLHGANRLASNSLLECVVGAAAIVADLEGQARLPDRPRQTPGRSPGQPTTAARRTDINALRQNLQVNMWQAAGIVRNDEGLRAACAYWDERGTHISDSLCGPQPYQELRNLCQCAKILTCAALLREESRGCHFNSDHPQRRAVAADSISQRDQQSPFLRPIPGAA, encoded by the coding sequence ATGCCTTCTTTCGACTTTCTGATTATCGGCTCCGGCACCGCCGGGCTGAGCACGGCTCTGGGGCTCAGCCGACTCGGCCGTGTCGGCCTCGTAAGCAAAGGGCGGGCGGATGATTCCGCCAGTGACAGAGCGCAGGGCGGCATTGCAGCGGTCATGGATATGGATCACGACAGCATTGCCCTGCATATCGAAGACACCCTGGGAGCCGGAGCGGGACTTTGTCACCCGCAGGCAGTCCGGCAGATCATCGGCCGGGGCCCGGACGCCGTGCGCCAATTAATCGACTGGGGGGTACCCTTTGACCGCCAGCCGGATGGAAGCTGGCATCTCACCCGTGAAGGTGGACACCAGGCCCGTCGGGTACTGCACAGTGCCGATACCACGGGCCACGTCATCGAAAGCACCCTGCTGCGCCGGGTGCTGGCGGAACCCGCCATCCAGATGGCCGAAGGACACTATGCCAGTGATCTCTGGCTCACCGAGGACCGTTGCCAGGGCGCCTGGGTGCTTCCCCCAAAGGGCGATCATCCCGAGTTGTGGACGGCACGGGCAGTAGTGCTCGCCAGCGGCGGGGCGGGACAGTTGTATCTGCACACCAGCAATCCGCTGGTGGCCACCGGAGACGGCATCGCGCTGGCCTGGCGGGCGGGCGCGGAAATTGCCAATCTGGAATTTATCCAGTTTCATCCCACGACGCTTTACCAGCCGGGTAGCCAACCTTTCTTATTGTCTGAAGCCTTACGGGGCGAGGGTGCCATCCTGCGTCTACCGGATGGCAGCACTTTTCTGGAGCGTTACGACCCGCGTGCCGAGCTGGCGCCGCGGGATATCGTCGCGCGCGCCATCGATTTGGAGATGAAGCAACATCAACTCGACTATGTCACTCTGGATATCAGTGCACAGCCAGCCACCTTGGTGCGCCGGCATTTCCCCGCCATCTTTGCACACTGCCGCGCACAAGGCTATGATCTGACACGAGAATCCATTCCAGTGGTTCCCGCTGCCCATTACAGCTGTGGTGGCGTGGTCGTGGATGAGGCGGGGCGCAGTACCATTCCGGGCCTTTATGCGGCAGGCGAGGTCAGTTCTACCGGACTGCACGGCGCCAATCGTCTCGCCAGCAACTCACTGCTGGAATGTGTGGTGGGTGCGGCGGCCATTGTTGCGGACCTGGAAGGGCAAGCGCGCCTGCCCGACAGACCACGGCAAACGCCGGGGCGATCGCCGGGGCAACCAACCACTGCCGCACGCCGGACGGACATCAACGCCCTGCGGCAGAACCTGCAGGTAAATATGTGGCAGGCGGCGGGCATCGTCCGCAACGACGAGGGCTTGCGCGCCGCCTGCGCGTATTGGGATGAACGGGGTACGCACATCAGCGACAGCCTGTGTGGACCGCAGCCGTATCAGGAACTGCGCAACCTCTGCCAATGCGCGAAAATCCTCACCTGTGCCGCGCTGCTGCGAGAAGAATCCCGCGGCTGCCATTTCAACAGTGACCACCCGCAACGCCGTGCCGTCGCGGCGGACAGTATCAGCCAGCGGGATCAGCAGTCTCCGTTTTTGCGTCCCATTCCTGGCGCAGCCTGA
- a CDS encoding Do family serine endopeptidase gives MALCMGLGLSIGAMTPAWADSGASGQALVGLPDFTPIVKQYGPAVVNISTTETRVARGVTSPFPPNSPLNQFFAPFFGAPGQPGAPGGGAGQKYQVQSLGSGFVISSDGYIVTAAHVVKGAQKIIVSLTNHHQYAAHLVGLSARMDVALLKIDAKNLPVVQIGDSSKLEVGQWVLAVGSPFGFENSVTQGVISATSRPLPDDPYIPFVQTDVPINPGNSGGPLFNMRGQVIGINDQIYTNSGGYMGLSFSIPINVAMDAVKQLKLHQKVHFGWLGVMIQDVSMDLAKSFHMKEPVGALVSQVVPDGPAAKAGLRPGDVIVSFDGQAIYNSGQLPPLVGVLPAGFKAKLGVIRDGKPMSLNIVVESLPGNLENTVESAASGGPAQEGEVKRLNVQVGPLTAEARKQLHVNTGVLVLGVGVGPAAEAGIRPGDVILQVAQQQITNAADLQKLVAALPAGQPIPVLVRRGEGSFYLVLSLPH, from the coding sequence ATGGCGCTTTGTATGGGTTTGGGACTGAGCATAGGGGCGATGACGCCTGCTTGGGCGGATTCCGGTGCCAGCGGTCAGGCGTTGGTGGGGCTGCCTGATTTTACGCCCATCGTCAAGCAGTATGGACCTGCAGTAGTGAACATCAGCACGACGGAGACCAGAGTGGCGCGTGGTGTGACTTCCCCCTTCCCGCCGAACTCTCCCCTGAATCAGTTTTTCGCCCCCTTCTTTGGCGCACCGGGGCAACCTGGAGCACCTGGTGGCGGAGCCGGACAGAAATATCAGGTGCAATCCCTGGGTTCCGGTTTTGTCATCAGCTCCGACGGCTATATCGTGACTGCGGCGCATGTGGTGAAAGGGGCTCAGAAGATCATTGTCAGTCTCACCAATCATCATCAATATGCAGCTCACCTGGTGGGCCTGTCGGCGCGTATGGATGTGGCGTTGCTCAAAATTGACGCGAAGAATCTGCCGGTGGTACAGATTGGTGACTCCAGCAAGCTGGAGGTCGGACAGTGGGTGCTGGCGGTGGGTTCGCCCTTCGGCTTTGAGAACAGCGTCACCCAGGGTGTGATCAGTGCGACCTCGCGGCCTTTGCCGGATGATCCCTACATCCCGTTCGTTCAAACGGATGTGCCGATCAACCCTGGTAACTCCGGTGGCCCGCTATTCAATATGCGCGGTCAGGTCATCGGCATCAACGACCAGATCTATACCAATAGCGGTGGCTACATGGGGTTGTCTTTCTCTATCCCCATCAATGTCGCCATGGATGCGGTCAAACAGTTAAAGCTGCATCAGAAAGTGCATTTTGGCTGGCTCGGGGTCATGATTCAGGATGTCAGCATGGATCTCGCCAAGTCCTTCCACATGAAAGAGCCGGTGGGTGCCTTGGTGTCACAGGTTGTGCCTGACGGTCCGGCTGCCAAGGCGGGGTTACGTCCGGGAGATGTCATTGTCTCCTTTGACGGTCAGGCCATCTATAACTCTGGTCAATTACCGCCGCTGGTGGGAGTATTGCCCGCCGGTTTCAAGGCGAAGCTGGGGGTTATCCGTGATGGCAAGCCCATGAGCCTCAACATCGTGGTGGAGAGTCTGCCCGGCAACCTGGAGAATACGGTGGAATCCGCCGCATCCGGCGGTCCGGCGCAGGAAGGTGAAGTCAAACGACTGAATGTGCAGGTGGGTCCGCTGACTGCGGAGGCACGTAAGCAACTGCACGTGAATACTGGTGTCCTGGTCCTCGGGGTTGGTGTGGGGCCGGCGGCAGAAGCCGGTATTCGTCCCGGTGATGTGATCTTGCAGGTGGCACAGCAGCAGATTACCAATGCCGCCGACTTGCAGAAGCTGGTGGCTGCCTTGCCGGCGGGCCAGCCGATCCCGGTGCTGGTGCGACGTGGTGAGGGGAGTTTCTATCTGGTGCTTTCGCTGCCGCATTGA
- a CDS encoding DUF4845 domain-containing protein: MSDQQVIRIYSGQQSGYARSLITRRSGEAGLSFVGAIFWLLILVFVVAFVVKVMPSYYDYWSLKNIVSQQERQSVPGESAAQIRRDLNARLDVAMIHIPQKGIQIEKAGAGPVLITVSYDKIVPLVGNVSLLLHFDAAGH, encoded by the coding sequence ATGTCAGACCAACAAGTCATAAGGATTTATTCGGGCCAGCAAAGCGGGTACGCGCGGTCCCTGATCACGCGGCGTTCGGGTGAGGCAGGGCTTTCATTTGTCGGTGCGATCTTCTGGCTGTTGATCCTGGTCTTTGTCGTCGCCTTTGTAGTGAAGGTGATGCCGTCCTACTATGATTACTGGTCTCTGAAAAATATCGTCAGCCAGCAGGAGCGGCAGTCCGTGCCGGGAGAGTCTGCTGCCCAGATTCGCCGCGACCTCAATGCCCGCCTGGATGTGGCGATGATCCATATCCCGCAGAAAGGCATCCAGATCGAAAAAGCGGGTGCAGGACCGGTGCTGATCACCGTCAGTTATGACAAGATCGTGCCATTGGTTGGCAATGTCAGTTTGTTACTGCATTTTGACGCCGCAGGGCATTGA
- the pdxJ gene encoding pyridoxine 5'-phosphate synthase, whose product MIALGVNIDHVATLRQARGTRYPDPVEAAFVAERAGADAITAHLREDRRHIVERDVEILSQTLRTRLNLEMAVEEGVLRVAERLSPSDCCLVPERRAELTTEGGLDVAGQLSRIKEACQRLAAAKVRVSLFVDPDPFQLEAAMETGAPVVELHTGRYANTADTATRAEELGQITSAASFADSLGLQVNAGHGLDYHNVQAVAAIPYIRELNIGHAIVAHAVFVGMATAVADMKRLMLEARG is encoded by the coding sequence ATGATTGCCTTGGGGGTGAATATCGACCACGTTGCGACGTTGCGGCAGGCGCGCGGCACCCGCTATCCGGACCCGGTGGAGGCGGCCTTCGTCGCCGAACGCGCTGGCGCCGACGCCATTACCGCGCATCTGCGTGAGGATCGACGGCACATCGTGGAGCGGGATGTGGAAATTCTCAGCCAGACCCTGCGTACCCGCCTCAATCTCGAAATGGCCGTTGAGGAAGGTGTCTTGCGTGTGGCGGAGCGCCTATCCCCTAGCGACTGCTGTCTGGTGCCGGAACGCCGTGCGGAGCTGACCACCGAAGGCGGACTGGATGTTGCCGGACAATTGTCTCGTATCAAAGAGGCCTGCCAGCGTCTGGCCGCTGCCAAGGTCAGGGTATCGCTGTTTGTCGACCCCGACCCTTTTCAGTTGGAGGCGGCGATGGAAACCGGAGCGCCCGTGGTCGAGCTGCATACGGGCCGTTATGCCAATACCGCTGATACGGCGACGCGTGCTGAAGAACTGGGCCAGATCACCAGCGCAGCAAGCTTTGCCGATAGCCTCGGCCTGCAGGTGAATGCCGGGCATGGTCTCGATTACCACAACGTGCAGGCGGTGGCAGCGATCCCCTATATCCGGGAGTTGAATATCGGCCATGCCATCGTTGCCCATGCCGTATTTGTCGGTATGGCGACGGCGGTGGCGGATATGAAAAGACTCATGCTCGAGGCGCGTGGATGA